The region TTGACGCCATAGAACGAGAAGGGTTTCGTAAAACCGCGTCTAGGTCGCCTCATCCATGGCCTCCACGTTTCGTTTCCACCCGTGCTCTTCTCGGTCTGACTGCGGTCTACGCGGGTGCCCTGGGTGTGAAGCGCGCCCCCCCGGGGGATCGGTGCTATTGTACCATGGCGGCGACTCAGCCTTCGCGGAGTGAGGATCATGCCAGACGCCAAGCCCGCAAGCATCCAGCTCGTGTCGATCGCCACGCGCCAGATCGAGTCACCGGGACCTGAACCCGACGCTCACTTTGCGCCGCACCACATCGTTGGGACGACGCCCACGACTCCGGATCCGGGTTCAGGTGTGCGAGTGCTGGTGAGTCCGTGCCCGCCACTGGGAGCGCCTGCTCGCTCGGCGACACGGGTTACCGCCCCAGACAGCCATGTCCGCCGAACATCGTGTGCCCGCGCCCGCTCGGCGGAACCGCATCTCGTGGCTTGACATGCAACCTAAAGGTTGCATATAATCGTGCTCGGGATGGAATAACGCGTTCAGGGCGCCTGTCGACTCCGTCCGCAGGGAAATCGGCTGCGAACGGCGCGGTGCCGAACATCGCCTTTGGCAATCCGCAACCAGCAGGGGATCCATGAGCACCGACGGCATCGAGAAGCGCATTCTGCTGCACGCGCCGCGGGCACGGGTCTGGCGTGCGCTTGCCGACTCCACTGAGTTCGGACGTTGGTTCGGCATGCGGTTCGATGGCCCGTTTGCGCCGGGCGCGTCCGTGCGCGGCGCGATCGTTCCCACGACGGTGAATGCCGAGATCGCCACGGCCCAGAAGGAATATGAAGGTCTCCCGTTCGACATTATGATCGAGCAGATGGAACCCGAGCGGCTGTTCTCGTTCCGGTGGCACCCTTTCGCCGTTGAACGCGACGTTGACTATTCCACCGAACCGACGACGCTCGTCACCTTCTCGCTGGAAGATGCGGCGGACGGCGTGCTACTGACCGTTACCGAGTCGGGCTTCGATCGAATCCCGCTCGCGCGCCGGGCGAAGGCGTTCTCGGCAAACGAGGGAGGTTGGGGCATGGTCGTGAAGCTGATCGAGGGGTACCTTGCCCAAGCACCGTAGCGCGAAGGCCGTGGCGACGCCGACGGGCTCTGCACGCCTTTTCGCAGCGTTGGGCGACGAGACCCGCTTACAGCTCGTCGCCCGTCTCTGTGACGGCGGACCGATGTCCATCACCGGGCTCACCGGGGGCTTCAACGTCACCCGCCAGGCGATCACCAAGCACCTGCGTGTCATGAAGGAAGCGGGTCTCGTGCGCAGCAGACGACACGGGCGCGAGAACGTGTGGCGGTTGTCCACACAGCGCCTTGCAGACGCTCGCCACTACCTCGATCTCATCTCCACGCAGTGGGACGATGCGCTTGGCAGGTCGCGCGAGTTCGTCGAGAAATGACGGAACGAACGCTGCGCACACCGTGGTAGTATGGAAGTGGCGCGTCCGCCATTACCATAGCATGACGGTGACCAACGTCGGACGCGCGGAGACGGCGAAGCGTGTCGAAGGACGGTCCGCACGGCCGCGCATCCCGTAACCATGCCCCCACCGTGTCCCGCCGTCGGGCGCGTTCGGTGCGCGCTCACGATCTAGCCCTCCTGCTCGACGAAGTGCTCGGGGCACGTGGCCGATACGCGTGGTATGAGGCACTCGGCGATCTGCGCCTCCTCGCGCATGTCCCGCGATCCCTCGTAACGGAATGGGCCGAGCTTGCGGCCCTCGACCGAGCGCTCAGCCTGTGTGCGGCTCTGGACGACTGTCACCTTCCTTTGCGGGATGTACCGGGCACCCGGTACTATGCGACCTTGCCTGACCCGACGCCGGCCACGTATGGCGCGTTGGCCAGAATCCTCCGCGACAACATCGAGGGCCTCACCGCCGCGCGGGAAGCGCGGACGCCCCCACCCGTTCGTCGCAAACCACGGCCCCGCCCTCGTCGCGACAAGCCGCCTCGAGCGGAACACGCGCGGTGATCCCGTAATGAGGCGACGTCCGGTCGGTGCGCACGGTCCCGGACGCGGTCGCACGCAGACCCGCTGCTCGTCCGCACCCCGCGTCGGGCCGATCCCGGGATCGCCGCCACGAGACTGCAGTTCGTCGTGGTCTTGATTCCCGCAGGGTCCGCCGCGTCGCTGTCGGTCATGCTCCCGAATGGATCCTCAGGTTCCGGGACACCAGCGCGCAACGCGGATCTTGCTGATCGTGGAGGTACGGAGTGAAGATTACGTTGTCACGCGCGCAATTCGCGATCCTGTTGGAGCTCGTCTACTTGGGAAACTGGATGGCGAACGCCATCAGGATGCCCGGCGAAGAGATCACGGATCTGTCCCATCTGGAGCAGCACCTGTTCGCGCTGGCTCGGGACCGGGGATTCGACGACGTCGCTGATCTCGACGAGACACTGCCGGGCGCGTTCCCGGCACAAGCGCTCGAGGATCGAATGGAGCTATACATCGAAGAATACGACGATCAAGTGTTCTGGGATCAGTTGACCGATCGGTTGGCCGAACGAGATATGCTCGAAGAGCACGGCGAGCCCGCGGTACGCGCGATGAGTCAGGAGGAGTACTTTGAGAGACGGGATGCCTACGTCGCAAAGTACGAAGAAGAAGCGACCGCTCACGGAATCGAACGCCTAAGGGTCATCCCGTGAGCCCCTGCCGCATCCGTCCCCGGCATCGCTGCGATGTGGACAGCGGAGAAACCGCAATGCACTGAGAAGAGGCTGCCGGCATGATGAGCATGTCCCCGCAGGAGCAAGAGCTGCGCCAGTTGCTGAAGTCGCACGCCTCCGCGATTCAGCAGCACGTCGCCGACCACTATGAACTCGCGACGGGATTCCCGGACGCACCGTTTACCGCCAGGAACCCGCCGGTGGTCTCGGTCAAGGACGTTCAACGCTGCTTCTTGCCGCATGGGTCGAATTACGAGGACGGGGAGATTGAATTCGTCGTGTTCCTCTCCGTGTCGGTGGGCGTGTCCTTTGAAACCAAAGGGGTCAAGGACTACGGCTGCAACGCGGTGCTGCACGGCAGGGTCGTCACGACGGAAGACGGTGGGATCGACCTCACGTACATCGGCAGCGCGGCGGTCGAGCTGCCGACGCGGAGCGAATGGCGCAGTTGAGCGCTGCGCTGGGGGCGCCTCCCCTCCCCTCGGCCCTCGCCGAGTTCGTGAGACGCGAGCCCGCGCCTTCGGTGGCGATGGAACGGCGGCAAGATCTCCGGAGCGGACCGGACGAGAGTGGGCCCGGGCGGGAGCGTCCGGAGGGCTTCTTCAGCTGCCGCAGACCGCCAGCGGGATGGCTTGGTCAAGACGTCGCACCCAGTGTGTCCGCGCATTCGACGCACACTGGGGCGCAGCGATACAATGGTGGTGGGCAGAGGATGAAGGTAATCACCCGAGGGGGGTGAGAATCGGCAAGGGGACGGTCGGCACACGGAGAGGCGTGACGGCGGGCCGCACAATTCTGGCCCGCCTTGTGATTGCTGCCGGACGTTCTCGTCCATCTCTTCTCGGTGCACACCCACGCAACGGGTGCGCCTTCCACCCCACCCTGTTTCACCGCGCGCCGAGCGTCGGGGCGCGGTGAGCGCCCAGCTCTCCCACGCGCACGCGATCCGACCGCCCTACACGATGCCGCACCACTCGGGGATGAACGCGGCGAGCACGTGCGTCGCTTCCCGCACGGTGGGAAGCTCGACGTACTCGTCCGCTCCGTGCGAACCCGCGCCCCGAGCGCCGTAACAGGTCACGGGAACACCATAGTAGAGATGGAAGAACCGGGCGTCGGTGGTCGCCGTGAGCACGCTTGGTGTGAGGCGCCGTCCCGTCACATGTTGGTGCGCCGCGCTCAACGTTTGAATGACCGGTGACGCCGTGAAGTCCATCGACATCCCTTCGGCGTGAAACCCGTAGAACGCGATGTCAGGCGGGTGGTCTCGAAACCACGGGTCCTCCCGCACGGCATCCCCGAGGGTGCGGCGAACCAGCGCCTTTGCTTCCTCCACGCTCATCTCCGGATAAAAGCCCATCCGGAACTCGAGCGTGCATTCGGCGGGGACTGACGACGGCCAGTCACCGCCGCGGATCACCCCGGGGTTGAAGTTGATCGGCCACGCCACGTCCGCGAACACCGGTGGTTTGTGGGCGTTCATGCGGTGCTCCAAGTCGCGCAGCGCCCGGATGAACACGTACACCTTTTCGATCGCGTTGACCCCGGCCTGCGTCGCCTTGACGTGCCCGGCGACCCCCCGGACCGTCACTCGACACCAGAGCACGCCAACCTGAGCGACGAGGGCCTGGCCGTAGTGCGGCTCGACGATCACGCACCCGTCGCCCGTGAAGCCGCGATCGAGACAGGCGAGCGTGCCGTTGCCGGTGCACTCTTCCTCGATGACCGACTGCAAGATGACGTCACCGCGGAGCCGCACACCGGCCGCCCGCAGGGCCCGGACGGCCGCGGTCATGGCGCACAGGCCGGATTTCATGTCGCAAGCCCCACGGCCGTAGAGCCGTTCACCCACGATCTCGGCGCCCCAGGGGTCGCGATGCCATCCCGACAGCGGCTCCGCGCTCACGACGTCGACGTGACCGTTCAGCACGAGCGAGCGGCCCCCGGACGCCGCCGCGCGCCAGATCCCGACGACGTTCGGCCGACCCTGGTACCCCCATTCCGGAGGGGAGAAGCCCCGGAGGCCGCACAACGTCCCGATGTCGGGCTCGAACGCGTGCACCTCAAGTCCCAGATCGCCGAAGGCGCGCCGCATCACGCGCTGCGCACCCGCCTCGTGCCCGAGCACGCTGGGCTCCCGGACGAGGGCCTGGAGGTGCGCGACCTGGTCGAACCAACCGCGCTCGACCTCTTGGCGGACTGCCTGCTCGAGTGTCTCCGAGATCCGGCTCGTCACAGCTCGGCCCCCCGTCCGTACGCGTCGCCCCGTACCTCCCTAGTGCTCGTGCCTTCAGGATAGGGCGAGGAAAGACGACCGGCAACGGGCGCATCCGCGCGGGTTGACTGAATGGCGCCCAACTGGGGCACGAGCACAGTAACGGAAGCACGATGAAGTTGACGCGGAACGGAGATGGGAGACACATGAGGGCACGAGTGCTGGGGATCGCGGTTGCGGCATCGGTGATCATGACGCTCTCGGGGCTCACCGGGACCTTCGGCGCGACCGGGTCGGTCGTGAACCCCGACACGCTGGTGGTGCTGACCTACCTCGACCCGCAAAGCCTGGATCCGGCGTACGCGTACGACACGACCAGCGACGGGATCATCTGGCCGGCAATCTACGAGACGCTGATCACGTACGACGGCAGCGTGCTCTCCCGGTACGTGCCGCGCTTGGCGACCGAGGTGCCGAGCGTGGCGAACGGGCTCATCAGCAAAGACGGGCTGACGTACACGTTCCCGATCCGCCAGGGCGT is a window of bacterium DNA encoding:
- a CDS encoding SRPBCC family protein translates to MSTDGIEKRILLHAPRARVWRALADSTEFGRWFGMRFDGPFAPGASVRGAIVPTTVNAEIATAQKEYEGLPFDIMIEQMEPERLFSFRWHPFAVERDVDYSTEPTTLVTFSLEDAADGVLLTVTESGFDRIPLARRAKAFSANEGGWGMVVKLIEGYLAQAP
- a CDS encoding metalloregulator ArsR/SmtB family transcription factor, producing MATPTGSARLFAALGDETRLQLVARLCDGGPMSITGLTGGFNVTRQAITKHLRVMKEAGLVRSRRHGRENVWRLSTQRLADARHYLDLISTQWDDALGRSREFVEK
- a CDS encoding ArgE/DapE family deacylase, which translates into the protein MTSRISETLEQAVRQEVERGWFDQVAHLQALVREPSVLGHEAGAQRVMRRAFGDLGLEVHAFEPDIGTLCGLRGFSPPEWGYQGRPNVVGIWRAAASGGRSLVLNGHVDVVSAEPLSGWHRDPWGAEIVGERLYGRGACDMKSGLCAMTAAVRALRAAGVRLRGDVILQSVIEEECTGNGTLACLDRGFTGDGCVIVEPHYGQALVAQVGVLWCRVTVRGVAGHVKATQAGVNAIEKVYVFIRALRDLEHRMNAHKPPVFADVAWPINFNPGVIRGGDWPSSVPAECTLEFRMGFYPEMSVEEAKALVRRTLGDAVREDPWFRDHPPDIAFYGFHAEGMSMDFTASPVIQTLSAAHQHVTGRRLTPSVLTATTDARFFHLYYGVPVTCYGARGAGSHGADEYVELPTVREATHVLAAFIPEWCGIV